A genomic region of Drosophila kikkawai strain 14028-0561.14 chromosome X, DkikHiC1v2, whole genome shotgun sequence contains the following coding sequences:
- the LOC108083333 gene encoding uncharacterized protein: MSSNNGNDQEPRATPAAAAATSAGAEAHTAPTGNGTRLSRPATAPASSSSSNNNNNNNANSNSTSLYRVNLSNLNNNGHLPQASNNNHHESSTTSHSTTLVVNTGSMVSAQATPAATGATGSSSSNNNHIYVNPHSYDSSTNGSASGSTAVMLPLPQKATTSAAGATSGAAAAVATSAADTLSSTGAISRMTGTGTLNGTLTGTGNGTSTSTTLSTLNTYLFPCGADSASSCDLDSNFSQMLGGGSEGTGTGTGSSLSQTTSTAPAGLGLGVQLGLGFINSRRRIRRLFGVGEMPTNVTATPSTPYAAALRRRSSQLMQLTKKREKELEDLEQQQRIATVASANAAFLERREQQQLQQQQQQQLQQQQQMQQQQQHLQFVNFNPLQPEMQKKKKKKPPGPPAQARQQSSRTMDDPLMNRPRKSTPAQQKKKEKQPENPYEKYPNITKPNPAPAALKPLKPHKEKEF, from the coding sequence atgAGCAGCAATAATGGCAATGACCAGGAGCCAAGAGcaacgccagcagcagcagcggccacATCAGCCGGAGCGGAAGCCCATACCGCTCCAACCGGAAACGGAACCCGGTTATCCCGACCTGCCACTGCACCGgctagcagcagcagcagcaacaataacaacaacaataatgcaaacagcaacagcaccagctTGTACAGGGTCAACCTGAGCAACCTTAACAATAATGGCCACCTGCCGCAGGCCAGCAACAATAATCACCATGagagcagcaccaccagccaCAGCACCACCTTGGTGGTTAACACGGGTAGCATGGTCTCAGCACAGGCAACTCCTGCCGCAACAGGAGCcactggcagcagcagcagtaacaaCAACCACATCTATGTGAATCCACACAGCTATGACAGCAGCACCAACGGCAGTGCCAGTGGCTCCACAGCAGTGATGTTGCCACTGCcacaaaaagcaacaacatcggcagcaggagcaacatcaggagcagcagcagcagtagcaacatcagcagcagataCCCTAAGCAGCACAGGTGCCATAAGTCGAATGACCGGAACAGGAACCCTGAATGGAACTCTGACAGGAACCGGAAATGGAACCTCTACCTCCACCACACTGAGCACCCTAAACACATATCTATTTCCCTGCGGCGCCGATTCCGCCAGCAGCTGTGATCTGGACAGCAACTTTAGCCAGATGCTGGGCGGCGGTAGTGAGGGAACTGGTACGGGCACGGGCAGTTCCCTCAGCCAGACAACCTCAACGGCCCCGGCGGGACTCGGTCTGGGTGTCCAGCTGGGATTGGGCTTCATCAATAGCCGGCGGCGCATACGCCGTTTGTTTGGTGTGGGCGAAATGCCCACAAATGTGACCGCCACCCCATCGACGCCTTATGCGGCAGCTCTGAGGAGACGCAGCTCCCAGCTGATGCAACTGACCAAGAAGCGAGAGAAGGAGCTGGAAGATctagagcagcagcagaggatAGCCACAGTGGCATCGGCGAATGCAGCCTTTTTGGAACGcagagagcagcagcagttgcagcagcagcagcagcagcagttgcagcagcaacagcaaatgcagcagcaacaacagcaccTGCAGTTCGTCAACTTTAATCCTCTGCAGCCGGAGATgcagaagaaaaagaaaaagaagccACCAGGACCACCGGCACAGGCACGTCAACAATCGTCCCGCACCATGGATGATCCATTGATGAATCGTCCCAGGAAGAGCACGCCCGCCCAGCagaagaagaaggagaagCAGCCAGAGAATCCCTATGAGAAGTACCCAAACATCACAAAACCAAATCCAGCACCCGCAGCTCTTAAGCCACTTAAGCCTcacaaagaaaaagaattttaa